ATTGTCGATCCAGACGGCGGTCTTGTCGAGCTTATGCATTCCCTTGGCCAGCTTGCGCCCGTCGACCTTGCGGTTCTCGATCACGTCCGGCAGCCACACGTGGTCGCGCCCGACCAGCAATTGCAGGGCAATGAGCGCGATGATCGTGGCGAGCACGGTGGGAAAGCCCGGTATGCCGCCGAGCGGGCTGATCTCGATCAGCGGCAGCACGATCAGCAGGGGCGAGAAACTGCGATGGCCGAACGCTTCCAGCGCATCGCCCAGCGAGACTTCGGCGTTTTCCTCGCCCAGGCTTTCCAGCCCACCGACGACGTCCTCGAGGTTTTCGGGTTCCTTGCTCTCGCTCATCCTGCGTCTCCCCTGTTCGCGCTTCAACGACAGGAGAGCGCAGAATATCCCGAAGGCGGCCTACATGGAGCGGGCGATCACCATCTTCATCACCTCGTTCGACCCGCCGAAAATGCGGGTGATGCGGCAATCGCGGTACATGCGGGCGATGGGGTAGTCGTTGATGAAGCCCGCCCCGCCGTGGAACTGCAGGCACTTGTCGACCACTTCGCCCTGAAGCTCCGTCACCATCAGTTTCGCCATGCAGGCCGTGGGCACGTCCAGCTTGCCTTCCAGGTGCTGCGCGATGCAGTGATTGACGAACACCCGTGCCGCCGTGGCCCTGGCATTGAGTTCGGCCAGCACGAACTGCGTGTTCTGGAAATCCCAGATCGTCTGCCCGAACGCCTTGCGCTCCTTGACGAATTCCATGGTCACTTCCAGCGCTTTCTCGATACCGGTCATGGCGCCCATGGCGATGATCAGGCGTTCCTGAGGCAGCTCGCCCATCAGCTGGTAGAAGCCCTTGCCCTCTTCGCCGCCGAGCACCGCGTCGCTCGGCACGAACACGTCGTCGAAGAACAGTTCGGAGGTGTCGGCGGCATCCATCCCGACCTTGTCC
This is a stretch of genomic DNA from Erythrobacteraceae bacterium WH01K. It encodes these proteins:
- a CDS encoding exopolysaccharide biosynthesis protein; this encodes MSESKEPENLEDVVGGLESLGEENAEVSLGDALEAFGHRSFSPLLIVLPLIEISPLGGIPGFPTVLATIIALIALQLLVGRDHVWLPDVIENRKVDGRKLAKGMHKLDKTAVWIDNHIGDRLDWMLKGVWPRIAAIVILLLCLSVPPLEFLPFASSVPMIAVACIGLALLVRDGLLLLLVAMVLGGGSMIFALNTLLSGSGSG